A region of the Terriglobales bacterium genome:
CCGTCGATCTTCGCCTGCGTTTTCGCGTCCAGTTCCGAGCCGAACTGCGCGAACGCTGCGAGTTCGCGAAATTGGGCGAGATCACCTTTGAGCTGTCCGGCAACTTGCTTCACGGCTTTGAGCTGCGCCGCGGAACCAACGCGGGAGACTGAGAGGCCTACCGAAATGGCGGGACGGACGCCCTGGTAGAACAAATCCGTTTCGAGATAGATCTGGCCGTCCGTAATCGAGATGACGTTGGTAGGGATATAAGCGGATACGTCGCCAGCCTGCGTTTCAATAATCGGCAAAGCCGTTAGCGATCCGTTGCCATATTTCTCTCCAACACGCGCCGCGCGCTCAAGCAGCCGGCTATGGAGATAGAACACGTCGCCGGGATACGCCTCGCGGCCCGACGGCCGCTTCAACACCAGCGACACCTGCCTGTAAGCCACGGCGTGCTTGGAGAGATCGTCAAACACGATCAAAGCATCCATGCCGTTGTCCATGAACCACTCGCCCATCGCCGCTCCGGCGAATGGAGCCAAATACTGGTTCGTCGCCGAATCGGAGGCAGGAGATGCCACGATGATTGTGTACGGCATCGCCCCGGCTTCCTCGAGCACGGAGATAATGCGGGCAATACTGGATTGTTTCTGACCAATCGCTACGTAGATGCAATACAGAGGGCGATGCGACTTGTCGCCGGCACCTTCAGCGGCCTTGTTGAGACGCGCCTGGTTGATGATGGTGTCGACACAGATGGTCGTCTTGCCGGTCGACCGGTCGCCGATGATCAACTCACGCTGACCGCGGCCAATCGGAATCATCGAGTCGATCGCCATGATCCCCGTTTGTACCGGCTGGCTGACGGGACGGCGACGGATGATGCCTGGAGCCATTTTTTCGACTGGATAAGCGACATCGCTCTTGACCGGACCCTTGCCATCCACTGGCTCGCCCAGCATGTTCACGACTCGGCCCAACAGGCCCTTGCCCACAGGCACCTGTAGCAGCTTGCCTGTTGTGCGTACCTCGTCCCCTTCTTCGAGCCGCGTGTAGTCTCCTAGAATCGCCACTCCGACTTCGGTTTCGCCGAGATCCAGCGCCAGGCCAGTGATGCCGTTGCCGAGGTCGAGCATCTCGTTGAGCATCGCGTCGGTGAGACCTTCAACTTTGGCGATACCATCGCCGACCTCGCGTATGATGCCGACGTTCTCCTTGCCGGCAGTAGCCTTAGCTCCGTTGATTTGAGCTTCAATTTCCAGTAACAGGTCAGCCATAATTTCCTTCGCCTCGATGCGATTAATCGTCAGACCTTCGAGACTTTGAATTCCTTTCAAAAACTCTTCTGCAGCGAGGCCAATTCAGCTCGCACGCTACCGTCATAGACATCACTACCTACCCGGATCCGCATTCCTCCGATCAGCGATGGGTTCAGTGCAAACGATGTGCTCAACCCCGGTCCATACAGGCGATCGAGATTCGACAACACGTTTGCGCGCAACTCATCAGGCAATGAAGTAACGCTCTCTACTTCGGCGGTGTGCCGGGCACGTTCCAGCTTCACTAAGTGCTGGAAGCGGGAAAGCAGGGTGAGGCTTCCTCGCCGCTTGGCGTCGAGAACTTTTTGCACTGCCTCGCGAACCCGAGCCTCATCCAGCGATCCTCCAACCAGGCACACGCGAAACAGCTGCTTGGCTTCACGCTCGAGTTGTTTCGTAGATTTCATTCCTGGTTCAACCTAATTTGTGCGCTATGCCGTCAATTGCGCGGCTGTTTCCTCGGCCAAACGTTGCTGATCTTCCGGAGTCAGAACTTTGCCGGTGACAATGGCCGTCGTCTTTACAACCAGTCGACCGAACTCAGACTTGAGTTCCGAGAGCATGCGCGTCCTATCTTGTTCCGAGGCTTCGTGCGCCCGCGCCATAATCTGTTCGGCCCCAGCGATGGCTTTTTGGGTTTCCTGTTCCTGCACGCGGGCAGCGGCAGCGCGACCTTCTTCGATCAGTTTGCTGGCTTCGGCGTTTGCCCGGTCCAGCACTTCTCTGCGCTGCGCCTCAGTGCGGGCCAACTCGGCCTTGATCTGCTCGGCGTTCGCCTGCCCTTGCGCGATCTGCTGCCGCCGTTCCTGCAGCATTTTGAGAACGGGTTTGTAGGCGAATCGCTGCAGAAGAATACAAACGATAGAGAAGCTGATCATCTGAGCGATCAGGTGAGACCAGTCCACACCGAAGGTCCTCGCTATCTGCTCGACCTGCCCGCTACCGCCTGCTGTCACCAGCAGTGCCAATGCATGCATAAATCACACTCTCGTCTCGGCAGCGTCAGCGCTCGTGTGCTGCGCGCCGATTTTTTTCTTACTTCACAAGGAACAGCGCGTAGAAGACGATTGCTTCTGCGAAGGCAATAGACAGAATCGACTGCACCAGAATCTTCGTAGCAGCTACAGGATTGCGTCCGACTGCATCTGAAGCTTTCGCTCCGATTAGACCTACACCGAGCGCAGCGCCTAACGCCGCCAGACCAACGTGAATACTTCCGTTCATATGAGTTTTCCCTTCTTCCTTTTCTTCCGACGGCTCCCGCGATTGAACACGGCCAAGCCGCCGATTATTAATTCGTCAGGCCGGTGAAGTGGCTGGCTCCTCCGCCTCACGCTGGCAGATAAGCAGCGTGAAGACAGCGGTCAGCAACATGAACACCAGGGCCTGAACCAGACCAACCATCAACTCCATAAAATAGAATGGAACCGGCAACAGCCATCCCAGATTAGGAATCAGCGTGCTCATCGCGTCCAGCATGTTTTCTCCCGCGAACACGTTTCCGTAGAGACGAAAACTAAGCGAGATAGGCCGGAATAAAATCGAAATAATTTCCAAGCAGCCCGCGGCAAAGAACACGACCACCATGACCACTTTCATGAACCCGTCAGTCTCGCCTTTGGGCGCAAACAGCTCTTTGAGAAATCCGATCAAACCGTCTTCCCGCAGTGCCCAGACAATCCAGCAGGCAAAAAAGACCAGGGCCATAGCAAGTGTCAGGTTCACATCCGCGTTCGCGCCGCGGAACAGCGGCTCGTCGATCCTGAAACCATGCGCCCCCTGATGTCCCCAACCGATAGTTCCCACACCGGGAATCAGCCCCAGCCAATTCGCGGAGAGGATGAAAATGAAAATGCTCGCGAAGAACCAGAACGTTCGCTTCACCAGATGTGGCCCGATGATGCCTTCGAGAAATGTGTACAGTCCCTCCACCAGCCATTCCCAGAAATTCTGGATTCCGTCGGGAACTGACTTCATGTGCCGCGTAGCCACTTGAGCAAAGACGATGAGGCCCACGGCAACAATCCAGCTCACGACCATGGAATTCGTGATTGGGAAACCAAACGGCCTGGCGATCTCTACGGCTTTTTGCGAAGGGCCGTGTTCCTCTGGTTCAGCGGTCACAGCAGCTGGTGCGGCAAGTACGGCGTTCGCCTGTGTCGCCGGCTCATTCCTCAACTCCGTGTTCACAGCGAAGGCCCACACGGCGCCAAGGCAGAGGAACACAGCGGTAAGGAGCAGCGATATCAGCTTAGTTTTCACGCTGGGCAAGACCTCGGCACCTCTGCTCCACCTTTCATAGGCCAACTTCTTCCCTGGTTTAAGCATTCGTGATTCCAATCCAGCATCTGCCGCTGCTATTGCCGTATTGCACTTTGGAGCTAGGCAGTTACAGTGCCCTCCGTCATCGAGGGCTTGCGTGAGAGTGTTTGTCGTAAGAGCCGTAGACGAACAGAATTTGGCAAGTGACAGGTGAATCAGGAAATCCTGATGAGGAATTAGACATTTTGCTTAGGCACTCCAGACACTGTCATCCCTCAGTCCGCAGCGAGACAGGGCTTATGTCGTCAATAATTTCACTGCGGACTGGGGGATCTGCTGTCTCTCGGTGAACACAAAAAACAGATCCCCCGCACAAAGAATGCGCGAGGGATGACAGTTTCACAATGTCGTTGGGGTTCTTGTCGTGGATCAATCGTCAAACTAACCCAGTACTCATTCTCTGCACGAGTGGAGCGAGCGCCTTACTTCGACTTCAAAAGGATCTCTTTCGCTTCGGCGATTTCCTTGAGTTTTTCCTTGTCAACGCTGGGGTACGCCAGATCAAGAGAGGCCAGAGTGTCGATGATGGCCGAAGCAACAATCACGCGACTGAACCACTTGTTGTCCGCAGGCACGACATACCAAGGGCTATCCTTGGTGGCGGTGTTGCGAATCATGTCCTCGTAAGCGTTCTGGTACTGATCCCAGAAGCCGCGTTCTGCCATGTCCGAGGGGGAAAACTTCCAATTCTTTTCGGGAGTATCCGCGCGTTCGAGGAAGCGGCGCTTCTGTTCGTTCTTCGAAAGATGGAGAAAGAATTTCACGACCGCGATGCCGTTGCGGTGGAGGTAGCGTTCGAAACTGCGGATATCCTGGAAGCGCTCCTCCCAAATGCGCTTCGTAATGAGCGACGGTGGAATTCTCTCCTTTGCGAGAAATTCAGGATGCACACGGACGACGAGCGTCTCCTCGTAGTAGCTGCGGTTGAAGATGCCGATGTGCCCGCGATTGGGGAGGCATTTCACGCAGCGCCAGAGATAATCGTGATCGAGGTCCTCGGCGGATGGAGCCTTGAAGGAGAAGACCTGGCAACCCTGCGGGTTCACGCCGGACATAACGTGCTTGATGGCACCATCCTTGCCGGCGGCGTCCATGGCTTGAAAGATAAGGAGCAAGCCCCATTTGTCCTGCGCGTAGAGCATGTCCTGCAATTCCGCAAGCACGCCAATACCGACTTCCATCGCTTCTTTGACCCGCGGTCTATCCGCGGACTTGAGTCTTAAGGTTTCGCCCGGATCAAAATCCTTTAACGTAAACTTCTCTCCGTCGGTGATACGGAATGGCTTCGCAAACTTGTGGGCTTCGTTGATAACTTTCTTTGTTTTCATAGGCAGTTGATTCCACGACTGGAATCGTAATTGTCCTTTTCGTCCGAGTGTTTCTTAGTGCTGCCCAGTCTCCGCGCTCAACTCATTCCCATTGTAGGATGATGGGGAGCGATGGACGCTCTCGCCGAGCTTTGCTGATTGGTGCAGTATACGTCCGCAAAACAGCGCGACGGAATTGATGCGAGCACGATCCTGGATAACTTTCGTGCATCCCTGGAACAACACGACGATCGCGAGACTGAGCGCCACCAGCGGCGCGCGTCGGCTTACTGCCGTCGCCAAAGCTGAGTAGGTCAACCCATCCTCGTCCGTTATTTCGGTTGACCGAAGTTGATCGTATTGAGGCACGTCGTCCACAAGAGTCTTCCCGCGCTCCCAACTTTGAAGACGAGCGCAATATCCCGAGCTTGCCAGTAGCACGTATCTCGCCAGCGAGGTGAACTCGTCGAAAAGCTGCTCATCTCCTCGCTTTTCAACAAAAACAAACGGCGAGCCATGAGTGCTGTGGCTCACAGGGCCCCGGGCGTAGTGACGAGGCTTTGGCGTCTGACGAAGGGCCAAGTTCGTTACGAAAGGTTGCAAAAGATTCCGTGGGAATTCCGAAAGAACAGCGACAATTACAGGACTTTTTCGCGATGACGTCGGAAAGCGCTGAATCTTGCCCAAAATTTGCAAAATTCGTTCCCAGGCAGGGATTTAACAGGGATCTCTGTCGATTTCCGCCGAACCTCTACATTCTTCTCGTTTTAGCGCTCTTTCTCGGCGATATCCGAAAGAAGATCAGGGATCCTGCAGGGATTTTTTCGTCCCATAATGGAACTTCTGTCTGAGCCGCGTGGCTCATGCTACGATGAACCCCACAACCCCATGACGTTCCCCGCTCCTGTCCCGGAAAGACGCTCAGAACCGATTGAGGGCTGCACTGGTTGCTCAATACGAACGACTTAAAGGAATTGAAAAAGCAGCACCGTCCTGGAACGGAAGATATCAGTTCAAAAAGACACGCCCGTAAGCAACAATTCATCCAACTCGTTTTGCGGTATCCGAAGGTGGCTTAAGCTTAGGCGCATAGAACCTGGTAAGCCAATTCGTTCTCCGAGCGACGGAGTTCGATTCGAAAGCAATGTCTGCCGGAATACAAAGTTCGATTTCTGTACCATGGGCCGGCCGGCTCCAGACCCTGAGACGAGCGCCGATTCTCTCCGCGCGCTCCCGGATGCCTGGAAGTCCCCAATGTCCATCCCGACCCGCACGTAACACGTGATCGTCGATTCCGCAGCCGTCGTCGCGCACGAGCACCCGTAAGTTCCTGAGTCCATATTCGAGCTCTAGCTGGATGTTATTCGCCCGGGCATGGCGAAATGCGTTTACCAGGGCTTCTCGCCCCATGCGATAGACATCATCGCGAATGAACGGGCGCAGGAGACGCGGCTGGCCTTCCACGATCACGCGAAAGTTTACCGCTCCCCTGGATCCCAATTCTTCTGGGACGCGGGAGAATGCCTCATCCAGTTCGCCTGGAGTGTTACCGGGCGAGCGAAGACCGCGAAGTGCATTTCGGCCTTCCTCGATCACATCCTGCATCAGCTCGAGAACACGACGGACCAGTGGTTTCGCGGGCGAAGTCTCAGGCAACCGCTCCTCCGCCACATGAAGCTGCATGGAAGCACTGAGGAAT
Encoded here:
- the atpA gene encoding F0F1 ATP synthase subunit alpha, whose protein sequence is MADLLLEIEAQINGAKATAGKENVGIIREVGDGIAKVEGLTDAMLNEMLDLGNGITGLALDLGETEVGVAILGDYTRLEEGDEVRTTGKLLQVPVGKGLLGRVVNMLGEPVDGKGPVKSDVAYPVEKMAPGIIRRRPVSQPVQTGIMAIDSMIPIGRGQRELIIGDRSTGKTTICVDTIINQARLNKAAEGAGDKSHRPLYCIYVAIGQKQSSIARIISVLEEAGAMPYTIIVASPASDSATNQYLAPFAGAAMGEWFMDNGMDALIVFDDLSKHAVAYRQVSLVLKRPSGREAYPGDVFYLHSRLLERAARVGEKYGNGSLTALPIIETQAGDVSAYIPTNVISITDGQIYLETDLFYQGVRPAISVGLSVSRVGSAAQLKAVKQVAGQLKGDLAQFRELAAFAQFGSELDAKTQAKIDGGKRIIEIFKQPQYSPIPVALQVAVIWTVQNGYVNDVPVERVKEFQNRLTEYLSMRKTELLRKIENEKALSDALAAELKAAADEFKQTWK
- a CDS encoding F0F1 ATP synthase subunit delta; protein product: MKSTKQLEREAKQLFRVCLVGGSLDEARVREAVQKVLDAKRRGSLTLLSRFQHLVKLERARHTAEVESVTSLPDELRANVLSNLDRLYGPGLSTSFALNPSLIGGMRIRVGSDVYDGSVRAELASLQKSF
- a CDS encoding ATP synthase F0 subunit B → MHALALLVTAGGSGQVEQIARTFGVDWSHLIAQMISFSIVCILLQRFAYKPVLKMLQERRQQIAQGQANAEQIKAELARTEAQRREVLDRANAEASKLIEEGRAAAARVQEQETQKAIAGAEQIMARAHEASEQDRTRMLSELKSEFGRLVVKTTAIVTGKVLTPEDQQRLAEETAAQLTA
- the atpB gene encoding F0F1 ATP synthase subunit A; its protein translation is MKTKLISLLLTAVFLCLGAVWAFAVNTELRNEPATQANAVLAAPAAVTAEPEEHGPSQKAVEIARPFGFPITNSMVVSWIVAVGLIVFAQVATRHMKSVPDGIQNFWEWLVEGLYTFLEGIIGPHLVKRTFWFFASIFIFILSANWLGLIPGVGTIGWGHQGAHGFRIDEPLFRGANADVNLTLAMALVFFACWIVWALREDGLIGFLKELFAPKGETDGFMKVVMVVVFFAAGCLEIISILFRPISLSFRLYGNVFAGENMLDAMSTLIPNLGWLLPVPFYFMELMVGLVQALVFMLLTAVFTLLICQREAEEPATSPA
- a CDS encoding polyphosphate kinase 2 family protein, whose protein sequence is MKTKKVINEAHKFAKPFRITDGEKFTLKDFDPGETLRLKSADRPRVKEAMEVGIGVLAELQDMLYAQDKWGLLLIFQAMDAAGKDGAIKHVMSGVNPQGCQVFSFKAPSAEDLDHDYLWRCVKCLPNRGHIGIFNRSYYEETLVVRVHPEFLAKERIPPSLITKRIWEERFQDIRSFERYLHRNGIAVVKFFLHLSKNEQKRRFLERADTPEKNWKFSPSDMAERGFWDQYQNAYEDMIRNTATKDSPWYVVPADNKWFSRVIVASAIIDTLASLDLAYPSVDKEKLKEIAEAKEILLKSK